GCTGCAGGAGACGGTACCATCAGAAGCAGGGGTAAGGGAGGTCTAAGGGTCTTCCcgtagaccacctggaagggagacaaGTTGGTGGCAGAATGTCAGTGGCAGTTgtaggagaactctgcccagggtaagAGAGTTACCCAATCATTCTGGAGATCCCTCAcaaattgtttaatgtaacgccttacttgcgaaagttttgttttatggaaaccgacctgattcgattatgtatttcgagaaggtcggtatataaaaactctaaataaataaataaaggcacgGAGAAAGGCCTTTAACGTTCGATTAGTGCGTTCGGCTTGGCCTTTGCCCTGGGGGTGAAAAGCCATTGTAAGGTCTAGttggaccccaaatttcctgcagagggcTCTCCAATATTTTGCTGTGAACTGGGGCCCTTGGTCCGAGGCAGTGTGCAAAGGAAGCCCATGCAGATGGAAGATATGTTGAGCGAAGAGACTTGCAAGTTCTGGTGCTGTAGGTAACTTATAGAGGGGCACAAAATGGGCATCTTCGAGAATctgtcgaccgtgacccagatcacggtttTCCCGTCCGAGGTAggcagatccacaatgaagtctgtggacagatgggtccagggttcagtTGGAATAGGCAGCAgctggagaaggccccaggggcggccaggCAAAAGTTTCTGTCGGGTGCAAGTAGGGCAGGAACTAACGTAGAGATGGACATCCCTcttgacctgaggccaccagtagaaattgGTCAATAAGTCCAAGGTCCAGGTTACTCCCGGATGGCCTGCGGTCAGTGAGTTGTGGGCCCACGATAACACCTTCCTACGGAGGCGAGTGGGTACCACTGTCTTGCCTGCGGGAGCCACCTCTGTAGCCGCAAGAAGGACTTTGGCTGGGTCGAGGATATATTGAGGCGGATTAGGGGTATCCTCTGTCTCCGCCGTGCGAGAGAGGCCATCCGCCCGGATGTTCTTGGAAGCTGGCCTGTAACAGAGGAGAAAGTTGAAGCGGCTAAAAAAGAGGGATCCCCGAGCTTGTTGAGGGTTGAGGCGCTGGGCACAACACAAgcattccagattcttgtgatcaatATAAACGATcacaggatgttgggctccctccaaccattggcaccattcttcgaaggccagtttgatggccagaagctccttgtctcctatgctgTAATTCTTTTCCGCGGGCGAGAATTTACGGGAAAAGTAAGAACACGgctgttacgactatggctgctatgcagctgcctcaccaccagaggtcccccacgagtatgctctcctggctggcccagtccaccctccttgtctactctatattccagacttcctttataaccctgcctagcatATCCctcggtgcttcagcatcgagctcatttgggctccctgctctagcctcctccctgccttgctctgttgccTACGGACTTCATCCTTGCTCTGTTGCCTACgggctcctgccttgctctgtagccTTTGGGCTCCTGTCTTGCTCTGTAGCCTTTGGGCTCCTGTCTTGCtctgttgccttcgggcttctgccttgctctgttgccttcaggcttctgccttgctgccttcgggcttttgtattttatgtttagtGTTAGTAATGTTTGGTTAGTCTGTCTATTCATCGTCAGTCTTGTTTCCCCGGGTTCCCTTAGTCCAGTCACTCATTACCTACAGTCAGTATCACCCTTACCTGTACGCTACCCTgagtccatccttaccagcacccattTCCAGTATTCTGATCACCtttacctgcattcactttcacacatacctcaatgctgttcctgtgtttcaagctcacccttacctccacgcaccTTGTATTAGACTCCCTCCAGCTAGCTCCCACCACCACAGGCATCCTCTGAATAACCTTCAGTTTCATTAGTTCCAGACAGTTTCCACACATTCCTGCCTACACCAGCCAGTATCAGAGGCTCTACCACACACTCCTGTTTCTCTCCACCCTGAGTCACCCCtacaggtggtgttcactacacctgaTCAGTGCCCAATCGTAACAACAGCAAGGACTTGCCGTTGCTGGATACTTGGCTCAGGACGGCCCCGACCGCCACGTCGGAGGCGTCAACTTCTACGACAAATTGACGCTGGGGGTCCGGATGGTGGAGACATGTGTCTTGAAGGAAGGCAGACTTCagttcctggaaggcttgtaGCGCTGCCGCGGACCAGTTCCTAGCGACGGCCCCCTTTTTGGTGAGGGCCGTTAGCGGGGCCACCATCCGGGAATAGTGAGGTATGAACTGGCGGTAAAAATTGGTGAAGCCTAGGAAACGCTGACGTGCCTTAACCCCCAcgggttgaggccaatctttgatggccgttactttctcagggtccatgtggaAACCCGTGGAGGATACAGTATACCCGAGGAAGGGTAGAGACTCTTGCTCAAACTGACACTTCTCCATCTTGGCAAAGAATCGGTTATCCCGGAGCTTCTGTAGTACACTCCGAACGTCTCTGCGGTGCATGGCCAGGTCCTTCAAGTATATGAGCAcgtcatccaagtatactatgACCGAGGTGTTTGCATATCCCTCagcacctcgttcattaggttctgaaagaccgcaggggcgttGCAGAGACAAAAGAGCATgaccaggtatttgtaatgcTCATCCCTCGTATTGAACGTGGTCTTCCACTCGTAGCCTGGTTGTATCCgtaccaggttgtatgcccctcggaggtccaacttggtgaagatcttggctccttgtagtcgaTCCAGTAGCTCCGGGATCAGTGGTAATGGGTATCTGTCGCGTTGCGTAATATTATTCAGACCACGATAGTCTATGCAGAGCCGGAGAGACCCGTCCTTCTTcgcaacaaagaagaatccggctccggcCGGTGAGGTGGATGGCCGAATGAAGCCTCTGTACAAATTCTCCCGGATATACAaagacatggcccgggtttccGGAAGCGACAAGGGATAAACCTACCCTCTAGGCGGCGTGGTGCCCGCGAtcagattgatggcacaatcaaagggccgGTGTTCTGGGAGGAGCTCGGCCTTttccttcgagaagacatccataTAATCCTGATATTGTAGTGGCAGCACCAAGGGTGTGGTCAGGAGTGGTACCAACGGTTGAGGAATAGGTGCCAGGCAGGTTTCAAAACAAGGCGGACTCCAGGACGCAATCTGGAAGGTATCCCAGCAGATAACCGGtgagtgcttctgaagccagggtaagcccaagatGACTGGGTGCATGGACCTCTCCAAGACGAGGAATGAGATCTCTTCTATGTGCAGAAGATCTGTGCATAAGGTTAGGGGCTTAGTACAGGTAGAAATGGTccccgggaggggggggtcctGTGAATGGAAGACACTCGGATGGGGGTGCTCTTGGGGTTGAACCCCGATTTGTAGTTGTTGGACTAGATCCCAGAGGATGAAATTCCCCCTGGCTCCGGAGTCAGTCAGGGCCAGCGTATCAAAGTCTCCTCCGGGAAGGACTACAGTAACCGGAACGGTGcacggggaggcagaagtggtgttacctagggtcagctccctgacgatccctaggttctggcgtttcccagCCGCTCACCACATcgggctaggaagtgccccttgccaccgCAATATAGGCACAGACCTTGAGTATGGCgtcttcttctctcttcctgtgaGATTGGGCCCtggcccaactgcataggctctacgTGTTGATTCCctggagaggcagaagaggagggtACCGGTCAGGAAAATGTAGTTCTAGAGTTACTGGGTTGACGACCGGACCTCCTTTCCCGGAACCGATGTTGGATATGGCGGTCCACCCGACCAGCCAAATCGATGAGGCTGTTCAGGTCATCCGGGAGGTCCCTCGCCACCAGCTTTTCTTGGAGTTTTGAggagagaccctccaggaatatgccgTGGAGACTGTCATCCCCCCATTTCAGCTCGACTGCTAGAGTCTGGAATTCCACCGCATACTTGGTCAGAGGCCGGTTGCCCTGGTATAGCTGAAGTAACTCAGAGGTGGCAGCGGGCCTGCGAGAGGGCTCATCAAAGATATGTCGGAAGGCTGCGACAAACTGCTCCAGATTCGCAAGACGGGCGTCCTGACGTTCCCCCAATGGGGAGGCCCACGCCAGGGGTTTCCCATCTAGCAATGAAATAATATAGCTGGTTTTAATTCGATCCGTAGGAAACTGGGCTGGCAGTAGGTTGAATCGGATGtaacactgattgaggaagccgcGGCAGAGCTTCTATTCCCCAGAGTACCGTGAGGGTGCTGGCAATTGTGTGGGCATGGCCGGTCCAATATCGGCCGAGGCTACTTGTACCGGAGGAATGAATGCAGCGACTCCATCTATCCGATCGGCTAGTCTCTGCACGGTCGTCATCAGGGAGTCAATGCAGATTTGCTGTTGTTGCAACTGCTGTGCAATTCCGGGAATGGCTTTCAAGCCCGTGgcgtccaccgggtccatggccttgcaaactgttggatttgTTAACCCTTGGGCCGGCTCGTACAGTTGGTGGCTCACTGAGGAGATACTCAGTgggtgtcgaagccgggaggcggcacagacaggagaccaagagatcttcaccactggagactcgaggtccccccaggaggagcccgtgaggacccgggccacttggactgaCGAGTGGTCTCCTGCGAGGTGGTATCCCGGGAATGGAGAcgaagagctggagccaggaggccaactggaacttcaccactggaagcccgcggtccccccgagaggagctcgagaggacccgagccgcttggacttaggcgaggcctcctggatgaagccgaagtcagaagccaaaggacgAAGCTGGATCAGAAGTCAGTGGATGGAAGCTggagtcaaaagccaggagtcagaagccaaggatgaagctgaatcagaagtcggtggacggaagccggagtcgaaagccaggagtcagaaacCGAAGTCAGAAGCTAAGGATGAAGCTGAATCAGAAGTCGGTGGACGGAAGCCGGAGttgaaagccaggagtcagaagccgaagacagaagCCAAGGATGAAGCTGAATCAGAAGTCGGTGGACGGAAGCCAGGAGTCGAAAGCCAGGAGTCGAAAGCCAGGAGTCGAAAGCCAGGAGTCGAAAGCCAGGActcagaagccaaaggatgaaGCTGAATCAGAAGTCTGTGGGCGGAAGCCGGAGtcgaaagccaggagtcagaagccgaagtcagaagccaaggatGAAGCTGAATCAGAAGTCGGTGGACGGAAGCCAGAGtcgaaagccaggagtcagaagccgaagtcagaagccaaggatGAAGCTGAATCAGAAGTCGGTGGATGGAAGCCGGAGtcgaaagccaggagtcagaagccgaaggatccgaagcagcaactagcaactcttaccagagtgaaccttgttgcaaggcagggaagagaTCCTGTTGCAGGGTTAAATACCCTgggagcgtctgacgtcatcccagggcAGGGCtgcatttcccgcgctggcccctttaagagcagaGCCCCTGCGCGTGCACATGCCTAGGGGGTGGGTCCAGCCGCGGAGCGATGAAGGCGTCTCAAGGAGGGAGAGCCGCAGCCAGGGTCGAGCAGGCCCGGGGGAGCATCGCAGCAGCCCGGGCCGTCCCCGAGGtaagtggagggaccggggcacggcccgggactgtaACACTTACCACTGGAGTTGAGCGTCCAATTGCAGTGGTGGGTACAAGAtcatcatctcaggaagggagtttccttggagACACTGGATTGATTAGTGCTCACGACAGCTACGAGCCTTCTGGGTtaggggggctcactgtcaggagttgctGGTGCAAAGTCATTGGAATGCCAAGGAATAGCAATGGAGCATCAATCAGTTGGAAGCACAGGCAGTTTGGCTGGCATGCTTAAGGTTTGCCGAGCATCTAGATACTTGAGCGGtcaggataatgtcagacaatgtgacgacagtggcgtacatcaatcatcagggcggaaccagaagccaacaggtgtcagaGGAGATAGATGCGCTCATGGTATGGGTGGAGCAACATCTTCTAGACATATCTGCCTCTCCCATTGCCGGAATGGATAACGTAAGGCTCAACTTTCTCAGTGGGTAGAGCTTTGACCCAGAGGAGTGGGAGTTAGCGGATGAAGCCTTTCATCTCATAGTGGAGTGCTGGGGTCGCACATATCTAGATTTGCTGACAACTTCTGATAATGCAAAGATTCcgcaattcttcagtcgcagaagggatccAAAAGAACTGGGTATCAATGCTCTTGTTCAGGTGTGGCTATGGTGCGGGGTGTCATAACACTACACCAGATAAAGAGAATTTCAAGGAAGAACCTGAAagcatggctctttagaaaagcatatcatttaacataaaataccaatatgctgataatttcaacatcagtaccagagataatgttagtggagaGAGCAATAAGTAGTGAACGATGTAAAGTTAGTAGAATTATAATGTGTATTTACTGTTGGGTCAAcctaaaaatgtacaaatatgaactagattatatcCTTACTATTGTGATGTCCTAGAATatatatgaatatgaactagaacaTATAGTTATTGTAGTGTTAACCTAGAATGTGAATGTGAAAACACAGCATGtgattgttgaccaagaatatgaatgctgatattgtaaaccattgtgaacttcatttggaacgacggtgtataaaatgcctaaataaaaataaataaaattatatgccttcccaccatggccactGATAGGCAAGATCATTCGGAAGATTGCAAATCAGATCGAAACCATGCTTTTGGGGGCTCCAGATTGGCCCTGAAGACTGTGATGTCAATCTgcagaggctgcttgtgggcagTCCTCTCAGACTGCCACTCCAGAAGGATCTGTTGCGGCAGGGACCCATTCTACACGATAATCTGGGTCGATTTTGTCTTAcgatttggcccttgagagggatTGGTTGTTGAAGCATGATTATTCTGCTGCAGTGATGTCTACTTTGCTCTGGGCCAGAACATTTTCTATGTCTCTGGCTTACGTTAGAGTttagagagtttttgaggccttgtGTGAGGAGCAAGGTTCTAAGCCTCTTAAAGTGGAAACTcctaattttggaatttttgcaggaaggaTTGCATAAAGGCTTGGCCTTTAACACCTtaaaggttcaagtggcagctctCGCTTGTTATAGGGGGTGAATCAGTGGTGGGCTTTTGTTTTCCCATTCAGATGTGTCCCGAtccttgaagggagttaagcatctgcGTCCTCCTTTGTGGCTTTTGGTGCCTCTGTGGGACTTAATCTGGTCCTGAATTTCTTGGTGGGTCCTAATTTTTGGCCTCTGCATGGCCTTTTCTTGTAGCTGCTTACATTGAGGAAGGTCTTTCTTGTGGCAATCTGTTCCACATGTCgggtttccgaactgcaggctctttcttgccatgAGACCTTTCTGCGTGTTACTCCGAGGGTGGTACAGCTTTggactgtgccttcctttttgtcGAAAGTGttttcggagtttcatttgaatcagtatTTCCCTGCCAACATTGGACAGGGATTGAGATGAGTGCGAGTATCGTTTTTTGCgtaccttggatgtcaagcggcatCTGTTGTGGCTCTTGGAGGTTACTAAATCTGTCTAGAAGTCAGAAGCGGTAGCAAGGATGATGGAGGGCTCGGTGGTGAAGGCTTGTGCCCTCTCCCTCCATAGCCATTGACCCCATCCGTGTTCTCAGCCTGGGAGGGCTGAGCTCAAGAGAAAAAAAGTAGGGACATTTTAGTCCCCTCTGTTTTTTCTTACCAGGTCCTGTTCCCTCTGTATTTGTTCCTGTGCACCCATTACCCTCTTTTGCCTCTCACTTCTCGGGAGAGTTAGAGTAGAGTGGAGGCAGCTCGGGCTCGGATGTTGAGCAgcctttggctaggccccactctcaggccgATTCAGTCAGCCATGGCGGCGTTTTTTGCTCACGCACATAGGAGTGTGCATGCTTTCTCGCTGCGCGGTGGGGTCCTGACATAGGCATGCATATAGGCAAATACATCTGTGCGTATGCCTATGTGCACGAGAAAAAAACTCCGCCATGGCTAATTGAATCGagcctgagagcggggcctagccaaacgcTGCTAAACAACAGCCGACCCTGAGCCGCCTTCACTATACCCTAACTCTAGTTTTGAGTGTGTATTTGTGCGTGTACTCCCGGGCACTGTTGCAGGAGACCATTGAGAGCCATGTGCAGGAAACCTTTGACTAACTCCTGGGGTGGTGCAGCTTAGTACTGTACCTTCatttttgccgaaagtggttttggagtttcattcaAATTAGTCTATATCCCTGTTCTCGCTGGTCAGGGGTCAAGATAGGCATGATTATCGTCTGCATGCTTTGGATGTCAAGTGGCATCTGGTGCAATACTTGAAGATCACATCTAAGCGACGGATTGTGCTCCATGTTGGAGATAATCAAGGTGAACCAGCGATGCGGGCAGCTATAGCCCATTGGGTGACAGAATTCAACACGGCTGCCTATGTGGATGCAGATGTCCCAGTACCTGGTCAGGGCAGTTTTTGTGGGCGGAGCTTTGGTTGATGTCTCCTGTCGAGATTTGCTGAGCAGTGATGTGGTCCTTCTTACACACTTTCTCCGAGTATTAATGCTTGGATGTTTGGGCTCAGGAGGGTGCAGCTTCCACGCGTGAAGTGTAGAcaggaccacaggcagcctcccactcttTTTGGGTGTAGCTTTGATACCTCCAACTGGAGTGGATTGGCCTgcttgagtgcagaggaaggagaaattactacttgatCATTTAATtttctctaaggaaggcaggccaatccacaacctGCCCTGGGCTGCCTACTTGCTTTTAGTTCATACTTTATATGCGGACGACAATGAGTGTTTTTTCTGTTAATTCAGTTGAAGGACTGGTAAGTTTTATATAACCAGCCCCTAACATTAGTGCATGTTAATTCTTTTGGCTGTCCTCAGTGTTGTCCAATTGGTTGGAACCATGGTGATTGATTGTTCATCATGTTCAAGTATAGTcattttgtccacagtttggcttttccagagatactggtgggctgatataagagcagggctatatgtcagtgaTATCAGTGAGTCTgatttactctgtctccatctgctggtaggagtgcataacccactggtttggaTTGGCCTACCTTCCTtagagaaaggaaattatcagataagtagtaatttctgctTATTCAACTCTGAGGTTCAGGGACCCATATCCAGAATGAATCATCAGAGTGTTGCAGAGTTTTTGGTTACTGACCGTAATCAGAGTGAAGGGAATCATTGCAGAGACTGGAGGTGAAGATGAGATGCACAGACATGGTCTGGTCCCCTCTGTTCATGTGCTATTTCCCACCTGTACCTGTCTACAAGCAGCACCATGTCTTGTTATGTGTCATATGGAGCCTTAGCCAAGAAAATGTCTTTAAATAATCATATGGAGATATTTCCCTGTATATGTCCTCTTCCGTAGCTATAAAATTAATGATTATACTTTCACTTTTATCCAACAGATGATTGTTTCAGGAACAATAATGAAAGGCAGAGAATATGCAGTGGACAGCAGGGGAAGGAATGGAAACAGAGAGAGTCCTTCAGAAAGCACACAGATCATTCAGCTGACAGTGAAGTAGGTAGCAGTAGAGTAACACTGCCAAggataaaagaagaaaaagtccaaaaagccAAGAGACCTAACCCATGTCCTAAACAAGAGAGAAATTCCAACCACTTCTCGAATCTTGTGCAAACTCAGAGACTCAATGAAAGAGGAAGTTCATTTAAAAGTGCTGATACTTGGGAAAACTTCACCACAAACTTACATTCTGTTGGGCACCATGAAAAGATTGAATGTGGGAACCAGTTCACTGAGAGGTCAAATCACACATGCATCCATGAATATTATAGCAGGGAGAAACAAATTATAGGCAATGAAGATGAGAAAAGAATTTCTAAGAAAAAACTTACAGCACATAGAAAAATTCCCATACAAAAGAAACTATTAAAATGTACAAAGTGTCAACAATGCTTTCACTACAGGGCTGACCTGGAAAGACATGTCAAAATTCACTCAGGAGAAGGTACAGTTCAGTGTACTGCAGGTAAAGAAAGAGAGTCAAACCTCCCAAAATTTAAAACTTTTCACAAAAGAGACAAGCTTTTCAAGTGTACtgaatgtgaaaaatattttgcATATAAATCACAGCTTATAATTCATCAAAATATTCACAAAGGATACAAACcctttaaatgttctgaatgtgataaaagttttAGGCAAATATCTCACCTAAGAATacatgaaagaatccacactggagagaaaccatataaatgttctgaatgtggtaaatgtTTCAGTCAAAAATCTCCCCTAAAACTacatgaaagaatccacactggagagaaaccatttaaatgtgctgactgtgataaatgtttcagccAGAAAAGCCACATGCGCCTACATCAAATGCACCACATGGGAGAGAAACCGTACAAGTGTTCTGAATGTAATAAATGTTTCAGTCTGAAAAGCAACCTGCAATGCCATGAAATAATCCACAAGGTAAATAAACCatataaatgttctgaatgtacTAAATGTTACAGTTACAAAAGTAGCCTGCGAGTACATGGATTGATACACATGGGAGAGAAACCATATacgtgttctgaatgtgataaaaggtTCGTTAAGAAATGTGATCTAAGAGCTCATGAAAGACtacacactggagagaaaccatttcaatgttctaattgtgataaaagcttcagttaTAAATGTGTCCTAAGAAGACATGAAGTAATCCACTCTGGAGAGAAACCatataaatgttctgaatgtaatAAATGTTTCAGTCAGAAAAGCCACCTACAGTGCCATGAAATTCGCCACAATggtgataaaacatttaaatgttctgaatgtgataaatgcttCAGTCAAAAAGACAGCCTGCGAGTGCATGAAAAATTACACAAGCGAGAGAAACAATTTAAATGTTTTGGATGTGATGAAATCTTCAGAAATAAATGTGACCTAAAAAAACATGAAAAGATGCACCATGGAGAGAAACTATTTATATGTTCAGCATGTACTAAAACTTTCAAGTTTAAATCTAAGCTAAGAATACATGAAagaattcacactggagagaaaccattcaaATGTTCTGAATGCAATAAAAGTTTCAATTGTAAATCTGAGCTAAAAATacatgaaagaatccacactggagagaaaccatataaatgttctgaatgtggtaaatgtTTCAGTCAAAAATCTCACCTAAGAATACATGAACGAAtgcacactggagagaaaccatataAATGTTCAGAATGTAATAAAAGTTTCTGTCAGAAAAGGCACCTGCAATGCCATGAAATAACTCATAGGAAAAATAAACCACTTATATGTTCTTAATGTGACGAAAGTTTCAGACAAAAATCTGAAGTAAAAATACATGAAAGAATCCAAACCTGGGTCTAAGGGTGAAATAATAATTAGAGTAAATGGAGTAAGTCTCTCTCACCAAGTCTTCTTGAGTACCTTCACGTGGTGAACATATTACATAATACCCAAACAAAATCTCAGCTAGGTGACTACTACTATTTAAGTATGATAggcaaaaaaaaactgaattccaACTGGCTGCATGTCACCCAGGATAAAAATGTGATcacccttccctgtacgtactcggatcagcctagactgctgggttttgcccccctccagcagatggagacagagatttgacagactctgccctatatcctaAGGTGCCACCTTAGGATATAGTACTTCTCTGTCTCTGGAGGTGCAGAATCTACATTCTGTACTTGTTACttagtgtaaaaaaataaaaaagaaatagaaagtaAGCAAGGAgtttgtttctttaaattataCTTAGTTAAAAATAAGAGACAAGGAAGATTttcttcagcctcccagggggttgttaggtcctgaggggaccatcccccctggtgcTTGATGTAGCTGCGGGTCGAGGGCCCTATTGCTACTTGCTAGCAGCACTGAGTGTGATatcggggagcccggctcactcaccccagaagGAACAGGACCCATAGAAGACCGCCAGGCAAGtttttgataaaaataaataaataaaacgtctTGGTTTTCGGGGCTCAGGTTCTCCCTTCCCTTGCTGCCGCTGCCGGTCACTTTTCACAGTTTTCGCTGCTCCGGGTCGTTTTTTCCTTACTTTAATGATGCAGCGGAGATCAGCATGCCGGGCgtgtggctcagcgcgcgccTTTCTCGAGATGGCCTCTGTTCCTCatgtctccccgggggggggggggagggaacctcCGCTGCAGCCAGGGATGTTAGGCAGAGCGCTCGCAAAGCTCCTACGGGGGTTAGTGGACCGCGGCCTCCTCCtgatccgttcccgctgagcgcgggaacagAAGCCATTTTGAGCACGATCAGGGCAGCGACGCGAACCgcggtgggggaggggatacTCCCGCCTTTTTTATCCCTGGAACAAATGGCCCCCGGGGGGGGGCGAACCAACGGGGCATGCCTTGTCTGCGACGGAGAACAGCCCCAAGGGGgcttctgactcctcctctttctcctcggagtttattttgctgcgtcataaggcctttaaggccaggaaGTCAGGGAAAAAGCAGGCTGAAGAGAAAACTTCTTTAGTGGTCCCATGTTCGAATCCACGGAAGCGGTCCAAACCTAAGGGGAGAACTGGGTCTTCAAAAGTGAAGTGCCCGTTACAGTACGTGGTGCCCCATACAGATACAGATTCTTCTGTGCAGGTTTCTGACCCAGATGATCAGATCCTGCATTCCAAGCCCTCGCTGGGGGTGGGTGGAGATACAGATCAACAGCAGGATTCAGGCCGTGGCTCTCATATTGTTGAGGGAGACGACCCGAAGATGGTCCGCCTTTTTAGAAAGGATGACCTGGGTCAGCTTATCCCCGCGATTCTAGGGGAGTTAGGCATCAACGTGCCGCCCAAGGAATCCCGGATGGGGGCTATTGATCCGGTATTGTTGGGCCTGCGGGGTCCGAccacttcttttccttttcatttctcggTTACCGACTTGCTGTTCAGAGAATGGGACATCCCTGAGCTGGGGTTGAAGGTTAGTAAAGCAATGGATAAGTTATTGTTATGATTCCTGACCGTGGAGTTTCCCCTGCGAGCAGGCCTTCACCTACCTTCCTGCGCTGCCTTCTCCTACGCAGCAGAGGCCACCGACATCTAAGCCGTGTCCCGCGGCAGTCAGAGCCTGCCGCTGATGTCACTTCTCCCGTGGCCCGGACTGCCGCGTTTGGGGCCTTCTCTTGCGTCAGG
The DNA window shown above is from Rhinatrema bivittatum chromosome 19, aRhiBiv1.1, whole genome shotgun sequence and carries:
- the LOC115080662 gene encoding zinc finger protein 665-like; protein product: MCALVSDQASVAFRDVAAYFWEVEWDILGEWQKELYKKVIKEIHGILMSRGCSIVNPDVIFKIRKEDEKYKELEGKETMKDPSISLPIVTSVFSLSVKQEEDLPFLDPPESETTEGIHPPVTGSPSVKPDILIRFKEKGFKTEPLESEEGRNMTITGACEELHGAGSRNYSPDPSAEIMKMEEPHVGVQLEGGAASVTFSDVAAYFLEVEWDVLGEWQKELYKKVIKEIHGVLMSRGFLILNPEVIFKIKKEDEKYFVQHDELEAKEEMNDPSISLPIVTSVFSLSVKEEYLPFMDHPGLEATEVIHSPVTNDCFRNNNERQRICSGQQGKEWKQRESFRKHTDHSADSEVGSSRVTLPRIKEEKVQKAKRPNPCPKQERNSNHFSNLVQTQRLNERGSSFKSADTWENFTTNLHSVGHHEKIECGNQFTERSNHTCIHEYYSREKQIIGNEDEKRISKKKLTAHRKIPIQKKLLKCTKCQQCFHYRADLERHVKIHSGEGTVQCTAGKERESNLPKFKTFHKRDKLFKCTECEKYFAYKSQLIIHQNIHKGYKPFKCSECDKSFRQISHLRIHERIHTGEKPYKCSECGKCFSQKSPLKLHERIHTGEKPFKCADCDKCFSQKSHMRLHQMHHMGEKPYKCSECNKCFSLKSNLQCHEIIHKVNKPYKCSECTKCYSYKSSLRVHGLIHMGEKPYTCSECDKRFVKKCDLRAHERLHTGEKPFQCSNCDKSFSYKCVLRRHEVIHSGEKPYKCSECNKCFSQKSHLQCHEIRHNGDKTFKCSECDKCFSQKDSLRVHEKLHKREKQFKCFGCDEIFRNKCDLKKHEKMHHGEKLFICSACTKTFKFKSKLRIHERIHTGEKPFKCSECNKSFNCKSELKIHERIHTGEKPYKCSECGKCFSQKSHLRIHERMHTGEKPYKCSECNKSFCQKRHLQCHEITHRKNKPLICS